The following coding sequences lie in one Glycine max cultivar Williams 82 chromosome 19, Glycine_max_v4.0, whole genome shotgun sequence genomic window:
- the LOC100805407 gene encoding formin-like protein 11 produces the protein MGLDSQAHSMIFIITILIFLTLQNAAGNENQIEKISGMDENDNKQTPIVENFRLLLGLNMFNTRRPCYKVANSDFESLSPSLSPNTEAEAPVPAPELHVQPHSYHPHRNMPLHKILQKDRGRAKRTTLVAVVVPGGVATLICALGCVCVCKKFRNQKRKPNRTMPLFSKNERTGGTSTYQNPSSNVSLNSAPDLIYLTCLKQTCGTQNSSTSSHCSQQRTIYEKKVLHREEYDKVSTSSSSTKEILSVHEDLEYDGGGKASSGEKTVLQGCHSLSSDSESFHSCFDTHSSISETETLSLSPRNSISSTNQFPCSPQNSTTKVKPNQSQSPCIPKQEEQKKLETCQPSIPPPPCPPPFLKGNINSAIKTPPSPLPQGKGGSSPLPKLKPLHWDKVRATPDRTMVWDKLRTSSFELDEVMIESLFGYNLQNSMKNDETKSKTPSPSKHVLEPKRFQNIAILSKALNTTAEQICEALILGKGLSLEQLEALVKMVPTKEEEAKLLSYKADINELGSAEKFVRAMLSVPFAFQRVEAMLYRETFEDEVVHLRNSFSTLEEACKELRSSRFFLKLLEAVLKTGNRMNVGTIRGGARAFKLDALLKLADVKGTDGKTTLLHFFVQEIVRSEGIKASERIMGKTSENRTEEEKEEDYKRIGLELVSGLSAELCNVKKTATIDLDVLASSISNLSSGVANMENLVKGLLCEDEKSESFVISMKWFLNYAERKVRDLQGDEGRVMARVKEITEYFHGDVSKEESNPLRIFVIVRDFLEMVDNVCNELKRSTKSPRTIRIE, from the exons ATGGGTCTTGATTCTCAGGCTCACAGCATGATATTCATCATTACCATATTGATATTCCTAACATTGCAAAATGCAGCAGGAAATGAAAATCAGATTGAGAAAATCTCAGGAATGGATGAGAATGACAACAAGCAAACTCCCATTGTGGAAAACTTCAGACTTTTGCTTGGACTCAACATGTTCAACACAAGAAGGCCATGCTATAAGGTTGCTAACTCTGACTTTGAGTCCCTCTCACCTTCTCTGTCACCCAACACCGAAGCTGAGGCTCCGGTTCCGGCTCCGGAGCTGCATGTGCAACCTCATTCCTATCACCCACATAGGAACATGCCACTTCACAAGATTCTACAAAAAGATAGAGGCAGGGCAAAAAGAACAACACTAGTAGCTGTTGTAGTACCTGGTGGAGTTGCTACCTTAATTTGTGCACTTGGGTGTGTATGTGTTTGCAAGAAATTCAGAAATCAGAAAAGGAAACCCAATAGGACAATGCCACTCTTCAGTAAGAACGAAAGAACAGGAGGTACGTCTACGTACCAAAATCCATCAAGCAATGTGAGTTTAAACTCTGCCCCTGATCTGATTTATCTCACTTGTTTGAAACAAACTTGTGGAACACAAAATAGCAGCACTTCAAGCCATTGTTCACAACAACGCACAATTTATGAGAAGAAAGTGTTGCATCGAGAAGAATATGACAAGGTTAGCACTAGTAGTTCTTCCACAAAGGAAATTCTCTCTGTCCATGAGGATTTGGAATATGATGGTGGTGGCAAAGCTTCCTCTGGAGAGAAAACTGTTCTTCAAGGATGCCATAGCCTTTCATCAGACAGCGAAAGTTTTCATTCGTGTTTTGATACACATTCATCAATAAGTGAAACAGAAACACTGTCTCTCTCTCCTAGAAATTCAATCTCTTCAACAAATCAATTTCCTTGCTCCCCTCAGAATTCAACTACAAAGGTAAAACCAAACCAGTCACAATCACCATGCATTCCAAAACAGGAAGAGCAAAAGAAGCTTGAAACTTGTCAACCTAGCATTCCTCCCCCACCGTGTCCACCTCCATTTTTGAAAGGAAACATTAACAGTGCAATCAAAACTCCACCTTCTCCACTTCCTCAAGGTAAGGGTGGAAGTTCTCCACTGCCAAAACTCAAACCACTTCACTGGGACAAAGTAAGAGCCACGCCAGATCGAACAATGGTGTGGGATAAGCTACGAACAAGCTCATTTGA GTTGGACGAGGTAATGATCGAGTCACTCTTTGGCTACAATTTACAAAACTCAATGAAGAACGACGAAACCAAGAGCAAAACCCCGTCTCCAAGCAAGCATGTACTTGAGCCAAAACGGTTTCAAAACATAGCAATTCTCTCGAAAGCTCTAAATACCACAGCTGAACAAATATGCGAAGCCCTGATACTAG GGAAAGGCTTGTCTTTGGAACAACTAGAGGCACTGGTGAAAATGGTACCCACGAAGGAAGAAGAGGCTAAGCTCTTAAGCTACAAAGCAGATATCAATGAACTAGGGTCTGCTGAAAAGTTTGTGAGAGCAATGCTTAGCGTACCATTTGCCTTTCAACGAGTGGAAGCCATGCTTTACAGAGAGACTTTCGAAGATGAAGTAGTTCACCTCAGAAACTCTTTTTCAACGCTAGAG GAAGCGTGCAAGGAACTAAGGTCAAGCAGGTTCTTCTTGAAATTGCTCGAAGCAGTGCTCAAAACAGGAAATCGCATGAACGTTGGAACAATCAGGGGAGGTGCCAGAGCCTTCAAACTCGACGCCCTTCTGAAGCTAGCTGATGTTAAAGGAACAGATGGTAAAACCACCTTGCTCCATTTCTTTGTTCAGGAGATTGTTCGCTCAGAAGGAATCAAAGCTTCAGAGAGGATCATGGGGAAAACAAGTGAAAACAGAacagaagaagagaaggaagaagattATAAGAGAATAGGACTAGAACTTGTTTCTGGTCTGAGTGCCGAGTTATGCAATGTTAAGAAGACAGCTACAATTGACTTGGATGTTCTTGCAAGTTCCATCTCAAACCTATCAAGTGGAGTGGCTAACATGGAGAACCTAGTAAAGGGTCTGTTGTGTGAGGATGAAAAGAGTGAGAGCTTTGTCATTTCTATGAAGTGGTTTTTGAATTATGCAGAGAGAAAGGTACGGGACTTGCAAGGAGATGAAGGGAGAGTCATGGCTCGTGTCAAAGAAATAACTGAGTATTTTCATGGGGATGTGAGTAAAGAAGAGTCGAATCCACTTCGAATCTTTGTGATCGTGAGGGACTTTCTGGAGATGGTAGATAACGTTTGCAATGAGCTTAAAAGGTCTACGAAATCACCTCGCACCATTCGGATAGAGTAG
- the LOC100527768 gene encoding probable histone H2A.5, with protein MEAPPKGAAGRRGDRKKSVSKSIKAGLQFPVSRVARYLKKGRYSRRLGTGAPIYLAAVLEYLAAEVLELAGNAARDNKKNRINPRHVLLAVRNDDELGKLLQGVTIASGGVLPNINPVLLPKKSTTAPSEKSSTPKSPKSPKKK; from the exons ATGGAAGCCCCACCCAAAGGCGCTGCTGGAAGAAGAGGTGACAGGAAGAAGTCCGTTTCCAAATCCATCAAAGCTGGCCTCCAATTCCCCGTCAGCCGCGTCGCCAGGTACTTGAAGAAAGGCCGTTACTCTCGCCGCCTTGGCACCGGCGCTCCCATTTATCTCGCCGCCGTTCTCGAATATCTCGCCGCAGAA GTGTTGGAGCTGGCCGGGAACGCTGCACGTGACAACAAGAAGAATAGGATTAACCCTAGGCACGTGTTGCTGGCGGTGAGGAATGATGATGAGCTGGGGAAACTGCTTCAAGGTGTGACTATTGCTAGCGGTGGAGTGTTGCCGAACATTAACCCGGTTTTGTTGCCTAAGAAGAGTACCACTGCGCCTTCTGAGAAGTCCTCTACTCCTAAGTCCCCCAAATCTCCTAAGAAGAAATAG
- the LOC100777061 gene encoding putative protease Do-like 14, with translation MSCCFLRRFGRFGAVGTAAFGSTLLCSNDSARFRASVALRVPEPLQNSLWLTCPVLRDLSPQPSPFPDQFGMRLLYSYRVSPVPSSGVSKEASAAAGDESKPHDCFGKDTIANAAAKVGPAVVNIAIPQDFFGITSGKSIGSGTIINKDGTILTAAHVVVDFLGTRGSSKGKIEVTLQDGRTFEGKVINADLHSDVAILKINSETPLPEAKFGSSSRLRPGDWVIAMGCPLSLQNTVTAGIVSCVDRKSSDLGFSGMPREYLQTDCAINMGNSGGPLVNMDGEIIGVNIMKVAAADGLSFSVPIDSVCKILEHFKKSGRVIRPWLGLKMLDLNEMIIAQLKKQDPSFPNVNKGILVPMVTPRSPGERAGFFPGDVVIEFDGRPVERLKEVIEVLGDKVGVPIKVLVKRAGDKLVTLTVIPEEANLDV, from the exons ATGAGTTGTTGTTTCCTG AGACGATTTGGGCGTTTTGGAGCTGTGGGGACCGCGGCTTTTGGTTCTACTCTGTTGTGCTCTAATGACAGTGCTCGTTTTA GAGCTTCGGTTGCATTGCGGGTCCCTGAGCCATTGCAGAATTCCCTATGGTTGACATGTCCTGTGTTGCGTGATTTGTCTCCTCAACCTTCACCTTTTCCCGACCAATTTG GAATGCGTCTGCTCTATTCTTATAGAGTTAGTCCGGTTCCATCGTCTGGTGTATCTAAGGAAGCTTCTGCGGCTGCTGGTGATGAGTCTAAGCCACATGATTGTTTTGGCAAAGATACTATTGCAAATGCAGCTGCTAAAGTTGGTCCTGCTGTTGTTAATATTGCAATTCCACAAG ATTTTTTTGGTATTACTAGCGGAAAGAGTATAGGTTCTGGAACAATCATCAACAAGGATGGAACAATCCTGACAGCTGCTCATGTTGTGGTTGATTTTCTAGGCACTAGAGGTTCGTCCAAAGGGAAG ATTGAAGTTACTTTGCAAGATGGAAGAACATTTGAGGGGAAAGTCATAAATGCTGACCTGCATTCAGATGTTGCTATTTTGAAGATTAATTCTGAAACCCCACTGCCAGAAGCTAAATTTGGTTCGTCAAGTAGGCTACGTCCAGGGGATTGGGTAATAGCCATGGGCTGTCCACTTTCTCTTCAGAATACTGTCACTGCTGGAATTGTAAG TTGTGTTGACCGCAAAAGTAGTGATCTGGGTTTTAGTGGCATGCCAAGAGAGTATTTACAAACCGATTGTGCAATTAATATG GGAAATTCTGGAGGGCCTCTTGTCAACATGGATGGAGAAATTATTGGGGTTAACATCATGAAAGTGGCCGCTGCGGATGGGTTGAGTTTTTCTGTGCCAATTGATTCCGTGTGTAAAATTTTAGAGCATTTCAAGAAAAGTGG GAGAGTAATACGGCCTTGGCTTGGGCTAAAGATGCTTGATCTTAATGAGATGATTATTGCGCAGCTTAAAAAGCAagatccttcgttccctaatgTCAACAAAGGCATTCTTGTACCAATG GTAACTCCCAGGTCCCCTGGAGAGCGTGCAGGTTTCTTCCCTGGTGACGTTGTTATTGAATTCGATGGGAGACCTGTTGAAAGATTAAAGGAG GTTATTGAAGTATTAGGGGACAAAGTTGGGGTGCCCATTAAGGTACTAGTAAAAAGAGCGGGTGATAAATTGGTGACTTTGACTGTGATCCCGGAGGAAGCCAATCTCGATGTGTAA
- the LOC100805944 gene encoding uncharacterized protein produces the protein MTELHSHDNAAVATDSKPEVSSTEEFRVSVCSDANTSSSTVDTDKFHGFDSKSLLPEFDEYVAAERHVSQDLGFEFEVGDMVWGKVKSHPWWPGHLYNEAFASPSVRRSKHEGHVLVAFFGDSSYGWFEPEELIPFDANFAEKSQQTNSRTFLRAVEEAVDEACRRRWLGLACRCRNPENFSATDVEGYFCVDVEDYEPGGLYSDGQIRKARDSFKPSETLAFVKQLAIAPHDDDQGSIGFSNNKATLSAYRKAVFEQFDETYAQAFGVQPMHATRPQSNPLDQPGIVRHPPRAPLSGPLVIAEALGGGKSTTKSVKVKEALKKDRYLLKRRDDPNNSVQLAYKEDKSDAADRYVFQKRAPAVPVAPHNLEKQADTEFFSHDGAASISDAKEDLIGQVQADDCDLTSHAISSDVKPHLDKGKEPSEEVIHSFEWDNASSKSILSIDDEMSQPSHLENQDSVDVKHDGNAKLSGPCEDFKQIEQGLLTIANGVNDMHQVKSENNVYGSPVEAKHHKISAVKKKKGLKRPADELNSETSAVGEEKKKKKKNLNLQPTLGSQDKHSTFGKMIHLSGKSTENAVSSGLAPREDFPAEQGEVDVNARNLLPMDTTGNANFELVQLLGDLQALALNPFHGIERKIPSAVQKFFLRFRSLVYQKSLFVSPPTENEAPDVRVTKPPSSVGISDSPDEYVKASPVVKPLKHIVWPDDPTKAGRKRAPSDRQEEIAAKRLKKIKDIKALASEKAVTNQKTSEAWQEDGKESMSQAPSKLVKLESNKKVDCPAKAVEPTILMIKFPPETSLPSIAELKARFARFGPMDQSGFRVFWNSSTCRVVFLHKVDAQAAYKYSVGSQSLFGSVGVRFFLREFGDSAPEVSEAAKARADDGANETPRVKDPAGIHRQTLVSSQQPLLQPIQLKSCLKKSTGDDSGQVTGNGSSSKGNSRVKFMLGGEESSRGDQLTSGSRNNFNNASFADAGAPPVATDFNSKNVQKVTLQPPLPPILPLPTQFIKSPQHNLRNSELAMAPRNSPNFINTIASAATATTVDISQPMINLLTRCSDIVTNLTGLLGYVPYHPL, from the exons ATGACCGAATTGCACTCTCATGACAATGCCGCGGTTGCTACTGATTCCAAGCCGGAGGTTTCTTCGACGGAAGAATTTAGGGTTAGTGTTTGCTCCGACGCTAACACATCATCATCCACCGTCGATACCGATAAGTTTCACGGTTTCGATAGCAAATCGCTGTTACCGGAATTTGACGAGTACGTGGCTGCTGAGAGACACGTGTCGCAGGATCTAGGGTTTGAGTTCGAGGTCGGTGACATGGTGTGGGGGAAGGTGAAGTCTCACCCGTGGTGGCCCGGGCACCTATACAACGAAGCGTTCGCGTCCCCTTCGGTGCGTCGCTCGAAGCATGAGGGCCACGTGTTGGTGGCATTCTTCGGCGATAGCAGCTACGGCTGGTTCGAACCGGAGGAGCTTATTCCGTTCGACGCGAATTTCGCGGAGAAATCGCAGCAGACGAATTCTAGGACGTTTCTTAGGGCAGTGGAGGAGGCGGTTGATGAGGCCTGCAGGAGGCGTTGGCTTGGATTGGCTTGTAGGTGTAGAAACCCTGAAAATTTTAGTGCCACCGATGTTGAAGGGTATTTTTGTGTTGATGTGGAGGATTATGAGCCAGGAGGGTTGTATTCTGATGGCCAGATTCGAAAGGCGAGGGATAGTTTCAAACCGAGTGAGACTCTTGCTTTCGTGAAGCAATTGGCGATTGCTCCGCATGATGATGACCAAGGAAGCATTGGATTCAGTAACAATAAGGCTACCCTTTCCGCTTATCGGAAGGCCGTGTTTGAGCAGTTTGATGAGACTTATGCCCAGGCTTTTGGGGTCCAGCCGATGCACGCTACTCGTCCTCAGAGTAATCCACTCGATCAGCCTGGGATTGTGAGGCACCCTCCTAGAG ctcCTTTGAGTGGTCCACTGGTGATTGCTGAAGCTTTGGGTGGTGGGAAGAGCACTACCAAATCTGTTAAAGTTAAGGAGGCTTTGAAGAAGGATAGATACCTTCTTAAGCGGAGAGATGATCCTAATAACTCTGTCCAATTAGCATACAAGGAGGACAAATCTGATGCAGCGGACCGTTATGTATTTCAGAAGAGGGCTCCAGCTGTGCCTGTGGCACCTCATAATTTAGAAAAGCAAGCAGACACAGAATTTTTTAGTCATGACGGTGCTGCTTCAATTTCAGATGCTAAAGAAGATTTAATAGGTCAGGTTCAAGCAGATGACTGTGATCTTACATCTCATGCCATTTCCTCAGATGTGAAGCCCCATCTTGACAAGGGGAAGGAGCCTTCTGAAGAAGTGATCCATAGCTTTGAATGGGATAATGCTTCAAGTAAAAGCATTCTAAGCATAGATGATGAGATGTCTCAACCATCACATCTGGAGAATCAAGATTCTGTTGATGTTAAACATGACGGGAATGCAAAATTATCGGGACCATGTGAAGATTTTAAGCAAATAGAGCAGGGACTTCTGACTATTGCTAATGGAGTAAATGACATGCATCAAGTTAAGAGCGAAAATAATGTATATGGTTCGCCAGTTGAAGCAAAACATCACAAAATTAGTgcagtgaagaagaaaaaaggtctTAAGAGACCCGCAGATGAGTTGAACTCTGAGACTTCTGCTGTTGgggaggaaaagaagaaaaagaaaaagaatttaaatttacaaCCTACTTTAGGCTCTCAGGATAAACATTCTACCTTTGGGAAAATGATACACCTTTCTGGAAAATCAACAGAAAATGCTGTCTCAAGTGGTTTGGCTCCAAGAGAGGATTTTCCTGCAGAACAAGGGGAGGTGGATGTTAATGCCCGTAATTTGCTGCCCATGGATACCACAGGAAATGCTAATTTTGAATTGGTGCAACTTTTGGGAGATTTACAGGCCCTTGCTTTAAATCCTTTTCATGGTATTGAAAGAAAGATCCCTTCAGCTGTTCAGAAGTTCTTTCTGCGATTCAGGTCTCTTGTTTATCAAAAAAGCTTGTTTGTATCTCCACCAACTGAGAATGAAGCTCCTGATGTTCGTGTCACTAAACCTCCTTCCAGTGTCGGGATATCTGACAGTCCTGATGAGTATGTCAAAGCTTCACCGGTTGTAAAACCTTTGAAACATATTGTTTGGCCTGATGATCCTACAAAAGCTGGGCGGAAAAGGGCCCCCTCTGATAGGCAAGAGGAAATCGCTGCTAAGAGGTTGAAGAAAATCAAGGATATAAAGGCACTAGCTTCAGAAAAAGCAGTGACCAATCAGAAAACTTCTGAAGCCTGGCAGGAAGATGGAAAAGAATCCATGTCCCAGGCTCCATCCAAGTTAGTGAAACTAGAGTCGAACAAGAAAGTGGACTGTCCAGCTAAGGCAGTTGAGCCCACcatattaatgattaaatttcCTCCTGAAACATCACTTCCATCTATTGCAGAGCTGAAGGCAAGGTTTGCTCGCTTTGGTCCAATGGATCAATCAGGTTTCCGTGTATTTTGGAATTCATCAACTTGCCGGGTTGTTTTCTTGCACAAGGTTGATGCACAGGCTGCCTATAAATATTCTGTAGGAAGTCAATCCTTATTTGGCAGTGTGGGTGTGAGGTTTTTTCTTCGAGAATTTGGGGATTCTGCACCTGAAGTCTCTGAAGCTGCCAAGGCTAGGGCGGATGATGGTGCCAACGAAACACCCCGGGTCAAGGATCCTGCAGGGATTCACCGCCAGACACTGGTATCATCACAGCAACCTCTTCTTCAACCGATCCAGCTCAAGTCCTGCCTGAAGAAATCTACAGGTGATGACTCGGGTCAGGTTACGGGTAATGGAAGTAGTAGTAAAGGAAACTCTCGTGTAAAATTCATGTTGGGTGGGGAAGAAAGTAGTAGGGGAGACCAATTAACGTCGGGTAGTAGAAACAACTTCAACAATGCTAGTTTTGCTGATGCTGGCGCACCTCCTGTTGCAACGGATTTTAATAGTAAGAACGTTCAGAAGGTCACTTTACAACCCCCGTTGCCGCCAATTCTTCCCCTTCCTACCCAGTTTATAAAATCCCCACAACATAATTTGCGTAATTCTGAATTGGCAATGGCACCCCGAAACAGCCCCAATTTTATTAACACCATTGCATCAGCAGCTACTGCAACCACAGTTGATATATCACAGCCAATGATAAACCTTTTGACCAGGTGCAGCGATATTGTGACTAACCTGACGGGTTTATTAGGCTATGTGCCTTACCATCCACTTTGA